The nucleotide window tttgtgttatgCATTCGACAACATATAGCACTGaactttaaaacagaataGCAACATATTATGAATGGTGTAAATGTTCATTTAATTAtgattatttaattaatagaCCCATGTTATAGGGACCCATTGCGATCGGGTGCTAAGTGATTGAATTTCTTCATGAACTTTGGCACAGTAAGCTTCTTCAGATTCGcatgttaatgttatattgaCTAAATGCATGTATTGCCCCATTGTATTCGTCTCTTTTTCTTTAATTGGGTGAAGGTTCACTACATATGGCATAAActctgacgtcatcagaaaATTTAAATCCTTTGGTGACGAATtttttacacatatttttCCCGATTTCATGACGTTGCTAACGGATTTGTATTTTGTTCCGAAAATCTGGTCGTCATGGTAACCATGCTCAAAATAGAGGTTCTTTCTGATGTCATCTAGCATTTTGTCTTTATCGGTGACATGATAGTTTGCATTATCGCTTTTGTCCTTGTTAGAGGTATGAGTTATAGGTTGTTTGTATAGGTGTTGAAACGTTTTCACaagtttcattttaactttatgagCTAATTCTGGATCCTCACTTAACAGGATAACCAGTTTCCTTGTAAATGGAGGCATGTTAGTGACTTCTTCATACAAATTAACTCCACCCAAACTAAACTGGTCATGCTGGGAAAGCTTGTACATTTGAAGCGCCGGTTTGGATTTCAGGGACATTGTATTAACTTGCCTCCTTTCTTGTAAATCCTGGCTTGGAATAAGGCCAGCTCTTCCTTGGGGTTCTCCTTTTTCATTGACATGCTGTGCTTGCCACCATTTTAAGTCCCGCCGATCAACAATTTTAATAACGTCGTTTCTAGTAAAACTTAACCCAGCTTCTTTTGAAGGTATCATAGTGTCCTCGTGTGGTGAATAATTGAA belongs to Ciona intestinalis unplaced genomic scaffold, KH HT000406.1, whole genome shotgun sequence and includes:
- the LOC100179311 gene encoding MAGUK p55 subfamily member 6-like; this encodes MPQERSQKDAVETVLKKLNSERPNSIPEKDLVFLKVIMDSPVVQSLVKAHGTLGFGKLTPESDQLCVLVEEVVQNVEKSDNELELCKIFQHAHVRCLFQAHDKISSLRNRQYVNMLGPGSGEWKNAVRMIGMSKKNDENLGLTVALVGEDIKVTRILHGGLIHKQGLLHEGDIITEINGNNVKGNPELLKEYLKKSEGSFVLKTIPSYNSLPSEGDIFVKCNFNYSPHEDTMIPSKEAGLSFTRNDVIKIVDRRDLKWWQAQHVNEKGEPQGRAGLIPSQDLQERRQVNTMSLKSKPALQMYKLSQHDQFSLGGVNLYEEVTNMPPFTRKLVILLSEDPELAHKVKMKLVKTFQHLYKQPITHTSNKDKSDNANYHVTDKDKMLDDIRKNLYFEHGYHDDQIFGTKYKSVSNVMKSGKICVKNSSPKDLNFLMTSEFMPYVVNLHPIKEKETNTMGQYMHLVNITLTCESEEAYCAKVHEEIQSLSTRSQWVPITWVY